The Geitlerinema sp. PCC 9228 nucleotide sequence CGGGCGGGCAACGCAGCCCTCGAAGAATTGGTCATGGCCTTGCACGTACGGCGTCAGTATTACAATCCCTACTTAGGCAGACCGGAAGACTCCCAAGAACCCCTCACCAACATCGATACGCGCCAAATCTACAAAACCTCGCGCTTGGTCTCCAACCTCACCGGCATGATGGTCCAACCCAACAAAGCCATCGTCGGTGCCAACGCTTTCGCCCACGAATCCGGCATTCACCAGGATGGCGTCCTGAAAAACCGCACCACCTACGAAATCATGGATGCCCAGTCCATCGGATTGACCGACAACCGCATGGTTTTGGGCAAACTTTCCGGTCGCCACGCCTTCAAAACCCGCTTGCAAGAGCTGGGCTACGACCTGTCCGAAGATGCCCTCAACAAGGCCTTTCTCCGGTTTAAAGCCTTTGCCGCCAAGAAACGGGAAATCACCGATTGGGACCTAGAGTCCATTGTCAACGACGAAATCAACCAGCCCCCCGAATACTTCCATTTGGAACTGGTGCAAGTCTCCTGCGGCGATAGCGCCCGTCCAACGGCAACGGTTACTTTACGCACCCCCAGCGGCGAAGAACTCACCGATGCGGCCATTGGCACCGGACCGGTGGATGCTGTTTACAAGGCGATGAACCGGGTGGTCAACGTTCCCAACGAACTGATTGAGTTTTCGGTCCAGTCGGTAACGGCAGGAATCGATGCCATTGGCGAGGTGACCATTCGCCTGCGGCACAACGAACGCATTTTCTCCGGTCACGCTGCCAACACAGATATTATCGTTGCGGCGTCCAATGCGTATGTCAATGCCCTCAACCGACTCTATGCAGCTTTACCGCAGGAAGAAGCCGACCGTGCCCAAGCTACGGCAGAACCAGCAGCAACTCGCTAGCTAGGTAACAGCAGAAAGGGGCGATCGCAGCCGCCCCTTTGTTTGGCATTTTTT carries:
- a CDS encoding 2-isopropylmalate synthase encodes the protein MTPNPDRILIFDTTLRDGEQSPGASLNVDEKVTVARALNQLGVDIIEAGFPYASPGDFEAVQKICETASEPESPTICALARAARKDIEKAAEALKPAANRRIHTFIATSDIHLEHKLKRSRKEVLEIAEEMVAYARNFVDDLEFSPEDATRTDPEFLYEIIERAINAGATTINIPDTVGYMMPREFGAMIRGIKENVPNSDRAIISVHGHNDLGLAVANFLEAVKNGARQLECTINGIGERAGNAALEELVMALHVRRQYYNPYLGRPEDSQEPLTNIDTRQIYKTSRLVSNLTGMMVQPNKAIVGANAFAHESGIHQDGVLKNRTTYEIMDAQSIGLTDNRMVLGKLSGRHAFKTRLQELGYDLSEDALNKAFLRFKAFAAKKREITDWDLESIVNDEINQPPEYFHLELVQVSCGDSARPTATVTLRTPSGEELTDAAIGTGPVDAVYKAMNRVVNVPNELIEFSVQSVTAGIDAIGEVTIRLRHNERIFSGHAANTDIIVAASNAYVNALNRLYAALPQEEADRAQATAEPAATR